One Cyclopterus lumpus isolate fCycLum1 chromosome 7, fCycLum1.pri, whole genome shotgun sequence DNA window includes the following coding sequences:
- the gmeb2 gene encoding glucocorticoid modulatory element-binding protein 2 yields MASPEVSMQDVSEVVIVTIPATVSDDLPSVVEEDKAVLVTGELTPQPGEDILTVAAVDSEAEAGGPDSLSTEEAVIVKLTEEVDVEADVFYPITCGDAKATLVWKKFVCPGINVKCVQFNEQLISPKEFVCLAGKSTLKDWKRAIRLNGTMLRKIMDSGELDFYQHTKVCSNTCRSTKIDLVGTKVSIGGDQPADLLPVTPSSADLNGAAVSYPDVAEETSEWVTAIGEDSVAFWRTVKEAGLLEEVVEDFQKELQEVLQGLQERVCDPPLQVKDAVLLNNIVQNFGMLDLVKKVLASHKSQMDRYREQYTRSLAALEQQCDEHRKRAKELKSKSQHLNNVLMTLAPVPVPPPPKRPRLTRAISGPASVNAGPAQLALPLSQLTSLPLGKVLTMAGGPGGASLGGYTLLTSSLSELGADASNLTVLSAAAGQEGGGFVKVLGPQFQLVTLQAALQSLAAAQQTVGSISVVDAMATAAEESQEESQADGDEESQPEQEDGEQQ; encoded by the exons ATGGCCTCACCAGAGGTCAGCATGCAGGACGTGAGCGAGGTCGTGATCGTCACCATACCGGCGACGGTGAGCGACGACCTCCCCTccgtggtggaggaggacaaggCGGTGCTGGTGACTGGAGAACTGACCCCTCAGCCAGG GGAGGACATCCTCACTGTGGCAGCGGTGGACTCGGAAGCCGAGGCCGGCGGACCAGACTCTCTTTCCACGGAAGAGGCAGTCATCG TGAAGCTAACCGAGGAGGTGGACGTGGAGGCCGATGTCTTCTACCCGATCACCTGCGGAGACGCCAAAGCCACGCTGGTGTGGAAGAAGTTTGTCTGCCCCGGGATCAACGTGAAATGCGTCCAG TTCAATGAGCAGCTCATCAGTCCAAAGGAGTTTGTGTGCTTAGCGGGAAAATCCACTCTGAAGGACTGGAAGAGAGCTATCCGTCTCAACGGCACCATGCTCAG GAAGATCATGGACTCGGGTGAACTGGACTTCTACCAGCACACAAAGGTCTGCTCCAACACGTGCCGCAGCACTAAGATAGACCTGGTGGGAACCAAAGTGTCCATCGGCGGGGATCAGCCTGCCGACCTGCTTCCTGTCACCCCCTCATCGGCCGATT TGAATGGAGCAGCGGTTTCGTATCCGGACGTAGCGGAGGAAACCTCGGAGTGGGTCACAGCCATCGGAG aGGACTCTGTGGCATTCTGGCGCACAGTGAAGGAAGCTGGACTGCTGGAGGAGGTGGTAGAGGACTTCCAGAAGGAACTGCAGGAGGTGCTGCAGGGGTTgcaagagagagtgtgtgaccCCCCACTTCAGGTCAAAG atgcTGTTTTGCTCAACAACATCGTGCAGAACTTTGGGATGTTGGACCTTGTGAAGAAGGTTCTGGCCAGCCACAAGAGCCAGATGGACCGCTACAGGGAGCAGTACACTCGCAGCCTCGCCG CTCTGGAGCAGCAGTGTGACGAGCACAGGAAGCGGGCCAAGGAGCTGAAGAGCAAGTCCCAGCACCTCAACAATGTCCTGATGACCCTCGCCCCGGTCCCTGTGCCCCCGCCGCCCAAGCGCCCGCGGCTGACCCGCGCCATCTCTGGCCCGGCATCGGTCAACGCCGGCCCCGCCCAGCTCGCCCTGCCGCTCAGCCAGCTCACAAGCCTGCCGCTTGGCAAGGTGCTGACCATGGCGGGGGGCCCCGGCGGAGCCAGCCTCGGCGGCTACACCCTGCTGACCTCCTCGCTCTCCGAGCTGGGGGCCGACGCCTCCAACCTGACCGTGCTGTCGGCGGCGGCGGGTCAGGAGGGCGGCGGCTTCGTCAAGGTGCTCGGCCCCCAGTTCCAGCTGGTGACGCTGCAGGCTGCGCTGCAGAGCTTGGCCGCTGCGCAACAGACGGTTGGCAGCATCTCCGTGGTGGACGCCATGGCGACCGCTGCAGAGGAGTCGCAGGAGGAAAGCCAGGCAGACGGTGATGAGGAGAGCCAGCCGGAGCAGGAGGACGGGGAGCAGCAGTGA
- the tpk2 gene encoding thiamin pyrophosphokinase 2 produces MANSAWSEKILQLLRRMNNFYITGSGRSKCLRFEINEAQVGWIPPHVASMLTRYPEVFSPPHGGAVSLRRSLDSYEKRSEAVDAVLRTMRQEGSFTCLKGWRDEKYSVMPTFSDPPLMWMERAATSLFGVKRYGVHINGYTLGDGGEVRMWLARRSLTKQTFPGLLDNVAAGGIAAGVGIKHTLVKECEEEACIPAVIAEKARPVTNVSYTYEDEDGVFAESQFVFDLELPLEFKLRAGDGEVQDFYLLPIDTVKELLATDDFKPNCAMVVLDFLIRHSFIDPDTEPFYQEMVAGLHQTL; encoded by the exons ATGGCTAACTCTGCCTGGTCCGAAAAGATACTCCAGCTCCTCCGCCGAATGAATAACTTTTATATAACAG GCTCCGGCCGGTCCAAGTGCTTGAGGTTTGAGATAAACGAAGCGCAAGTGGGCTGGATTCCTCCGCACGTCGCCTCAATGTTGACACGGTATCCGGAAGTGTTCAGTCCGCCGCACGGGGGCGCTGTGTCGCTGCGTCGCAGTCTGGACTCGTACGAGAAGAGGTCCGAGGCCGTGGACGCGGTCCTGCGAACCATGAGACAGGAAGGCTCGTTCACGTGTCTtaagggatggagagatgag AAGTACAGTGTGATGCCCACATTCTCCGACCCTCCTCTGATGTGGATGGAAAGAGCAGCTACAA GTCTCTTTGGAGTGAAGCGGTACGGAGTCCACATCAACGGCTACACCCTCGGCGACGGTGGGGAAGTCCGCATGTGGCTGGCACGACGCTCCCTCACGAAGCAGACGTTCCCCGGACTACTGGACAATGTG GCGGCAGGTGGTATCGCTGCAGGCGTTGGCATCAAACACACGTTGGTCAAAGAGTGTGAGGAGGAAGCGTGTATCCCAGCAGTCATTGCAGAGAAGGCTCGTCCTGTAACCAATGTAAG CTACACCtacgaggacgaggacggggTGTTTGCAGAAAGTCAGTTTGTCTTCGATTTGGAACTTCCTCTGGAGTTCAAGCTCCGAGCCGGCGATGGGGAGGTCCAAGACTTCTACCTACTGCCCATAGATACG GTTAAGGAACTGCTGGCCACTGATGACTTCAAACCCAACTGTGCTATGGTGGTCTTGGACTTCCTCATCAGACACTCGTTTATTGATCCAGATACAG AGCCATTCTATCAGGAAATGGTGGCAGGACTCCATCAGACATTATAG